In one window of Notolabrus celidotus isolate fNotCel1 chromosome 17, fNotCel1.pri, whole genome shotgun sequence DNA:
- the LOC117829139 gene encoding homeodomain-interacting protein kinase 1-like, with protein MSQSSASSRHLSADKDCVVNDIIINSTSSYLVQDFIGKGRFGKVAKSVNLFTGKEVALKIVTSEDSRASKRELKMLEAIRGLDPLKTNIVHFFETFEHRGLTCLAFEKLDRDLFQLLMERHQNPLSLNEIRPIAHQLLTAFDALKEIGVIHADLKLDNIMLVNHQNQPFRVKLIDFGLSLHTSEVRPGLMAQGIGYRAPEVILGLPFTEAIDMWSLGCVLAVLYLSCHLFGVLCEYQQMRNIVDVLGQPADHLLDAGSFTNKFFKLNRHYDYPKWWLKTPMEYKLTTGIEPKECERALNHLDEIVTIFPDIKEFIELEDKRAFLSLLKCLLQNDHEQRISPDKALKHPFISMVHLQEELDTSMYVDDSYDKMDLSQSNDSDEELKVDSEPEELKAGETPACLPADAAGSASPGSCDDTSDGATGATDAPAEDLSAVSCCPAQEDSEEDKEERRSATDRSAVKVETAEVKRSSLRRIKKFFSRAIRTVFRMKKKN; from the exons ATGTCTCAGAGTTCAGCCTCATCCCGCCATCTGTCGGCAGATAAGGACTGTGTGGTGAACGACATCATCATCAACAGCACCAGTTCTTACCTCGTCCAGGACTTCATTGGCAAAGGACGCTTCGGCAAAGTTGCCAAGTCTGTGAATTTATTCACAGGAAAGGAAGTAGCTCTTAAGATTGTAACATCTGAGGACAGCAGAGCCTCAAAAAGAGAG CTCAAAATGCTGGAGGCTATTCGTGGTCTTGACCCACTCAAGACAAATATCGTTCACTTCTTTGAGACGTTTGAGCACAGAGGGCTGACCTGTCTGGCTTTTGAGAAGCTGGACAGAGACCTGTTCCAGCTTTTGATGGAAAGACATCAGAATCCTCTGTCGCTCAATGAGATAAGACCAATTGCACATCAG CTGCTGACAGCTTTTGATGCACTCAAAGAAATTGGTGTCATTCATGCTGACCTGAAGTTGGATAACATCATGCTGGTGAACCATCAGAACCAGCCCTTCAGAGTCAAGCTCATTGATTTTGGTCTGTCACTTCACACCAGTGAAGTGAGGCCAGGTCTGATGGCACAGGGTATCGGGTACAG AGCACCTGAAGTCATCCTGGGCCTCCCCTTCACAGAGGCCATTGACATGTGGAGTCTGGGCTGTGTCCTCGCAGTCCTGTACCTCTCCTGTCACCTGTTTGGGGTACTCTGTGAGTACCAGCAG ATGAGGAACATTGTTGATGTTCTTGGTCAACCAGCTGACCACCTCCTTGATGCCGGCAGCTTTACTAATAAGTTCTTCAAGCTGAACCGGCATTACGACTACCCAAAGTGGTGGCTTAAG ACTCCGATGGAGTACAAGCTGACCACTGGCATTGAGCCCAAAGAATGTGAGAGGGCTCTCAATCATCTGGATGAGATTGTTACA ATATTTCCAGACATAAAGGAGTTCATAGAGCTAGAGGATAAGAGAGCTTTCCTGAGCCTCTTAAAGTGTCTCCTTCAAAATGACCACGAACAGAGAATCAGTCCCGACAAGGCCCTGAAGCACCCGTTCATCTCGATGGTGCACCtacaggaggagctggacacCAGCATGTA TGTTGACGATTCATATGATAAAATGGATCTCAGCCAGAGTAACGACTCCGATGAGGAGCTGAAAGTTGACTCTGAACCAGAAGAACTGAAAGCTGGAGAAACTCCAGCCTGTCTTCCTGCAGATGCTGCAGGATCAGCCTCCCCTGGCTCCTGTGACGACACCTCTGATGGTGCTACAGGAGCTACAGATGCCCCAGCTGAGGACCTATCAGCTGTGAGCTGCTGTCCAGCACAggaggacagtgaggaggatAAGGAGGAGCGGAGGTCGGCCACTGATAGGTCAGCAGTCAAAGTAGAGACTGCTGAGGTGAAGAGGAGCTCTCTGAGAAGAATCAAGAAGTTCTTCAGCCGGGCCATAAGGACTGTGTTtaggatgaaaaagaaaaattaa